A stretch of the Nitratireductor thuwali genome encodes the following:
- a CDS encoding replicative DNA helicase encodes MADAVRKLETAESALYREAPNNIEAEQALLGAILVNNDAFYRVSDFLKPTHFYEPLHRKIFEVSSELIRMGKMANPVTIKTFLPANDKVGEMTVAQYLARLAAEAVTVINASDYGRAIYDLAIRRALIAVGEDMVNVAYDAPVDMAPQSQIEDAERRLFELAETGRYDGGFESFGDATKTAIDMANAAFMRDGHLSGIATGLRDLDHRMGGLQPSDLIILAGRPGMGKTSLATNIAFNIANAYEPAQQADGSFTAANGGVVGFFSLEMSAEQLATRIISEQTEIPSSKIRRGDITETDFEKLVGCAQMMQKIPLFIDPTGGISIAQLAARARRLKRQRGLDVIVIDYVQLMQGSSAKSQQNRVQEITEITTGLKALAKELSTPIIALSQLSRQVESRDDKRPQLSDLRESGSIEQDADVVLFVYREEYYLKNKEPKPGTDEYIKWEAEMNEMRGKAEVIIAKQRHGPTGMVSLGFQGEFTRFSDLAEESHLPERFE; translated from the coding sequence ATGGCTGACGCAGTCCGCAAGCTGGAAACAGCCGAATCGGCGCTCTATCGCGAAGCGCCGAACAACATCGAGGCCGAGCAGGCCCTGCTCGGCGCCATCCTCGTCAACAACGACGCCTTCTACAGGGTTTCGGACTTCCTGAAGCCCACTCATTTCTACGAACCGCTGCACCGCAAGATATTCGAGGTTTCCAGCGAGCTCATCCGGATGGGCAAGATGGCCAATCCGGTTACCATCAAGACCTTCCTGCCGGCCAACGACAAGGTCGGCGAGATGACGGTCGCGCAATATCTGGCGCGGCTGGCGGCGGAGGCCGTCACCGTCATCAACGCGTCGGACTATGGCCGCGCCATCTATGACCTGGCGATACGGCGCGCGCTCATCGCGGTCGGCGAGGACATGGTCAATGTCGCCTATGACGCTCCCGTCGACATGGCTCCGCAGAGCCAGATCGAGGATGCCGAGCGGCGGCTTTTCGAGCTCGCGGAGACGGGCCGTTACGATGGCGGGTTCGAGAGCTTCGGCGACGCCACCAAGACCGCCATCGACATGGCCAATGCCGCCTTCATGCGCGACGGCCATCTGTCGGGCATCGCCACCGGCCTGCGCGACCTCGACCACCGCATGGGCGGCCTGCAGCCTTCCGATCTCATCATCCTGGCCGGCCGTCCCGGCATGGGCAAGACCTCGCTTGCCACCAACATCGCCTTCAACATCGCCAACGCCTACGAGCCGGCGCAGCAGGCGGACGGCTCCTTCACCGCCGCCAATGGCGGCGTGGTCGGCTTCTTCTCGCTGGAAATGTCGGCGGAACAGCTTGCCACGCGCATCATCTCCGAGCAGACGGAGATCCCTTCGTCCAAGATCCGCCGCGGCGACATCACCGAGACGGACTTCGAGAAGCTGGTGGGCTGCGCGCAGATGATGCAGAAGATCCCGCTCTTCATCGACCCGACCGGCGGCATCTCCATCGCGCAGCTCGCGGCCAGGGCCCGGCGGCTCAAGCGCCAGCGCGGCCTCGACGTCATCGTCATCGACTATGTGCAGCTCATGCAGGGCTCTTCGGCCAAGTCGCAGCAGAACCGCGTGCAGGAGATCACCGAAATCACAACCGGGCTGAAGGCGCTGGCCAAGGAGCTTTCCACCCCGATCATCGCGCTGTCGCAGCTTTCGCGACAGGTGGAAAGCCGCGACGACAAGCGTCCGCAGCTCTCCGACCTGCGCGAATCCGGCTCCATTGAGCAGGACGCTGACGTGGTACTGTTCGTCTACCGCGAGGAATATTATCTTAAGAACAAGGAGCCCAAGCCGGGAACGGACGAATATATCAAGTGGGAGGCGGAGATGAACGAGATGCGCGGCAAGGCCGAAGTCATCATCGCCAAGCAGCGCCACGGCCCCACCGGCATGGTCAGCCTCGGCTTCCAGGGCGAGTTCACGCGCTTTTCCGATCTGGCGGAGGAAAGCCACCTGCCGGAGCGGTTCGAGTAG
- the fabG gene encoding 3-oxoacyl-[acyl-carrier-protein] reductase, with translation MFDLTGRKALVTGASGGIGEAVARTLHAQGATVGLHGTRVEKLEALAADLGDRVKIFPANLSDRNDVKELAAKAESELEGVEILVNNAGITRDGLFVRMSDDDWDAVLEVNLTAVFRLTRELTHPMMRRRFGRIINISSVVGVTGNPGQANYCASKAGLIGFSKSLAHEIATRNITVNAVAPGFIESAMTGKLNDKQRDAIMGAIPMKRMGTGDEVASAVAYLASNEAAYVTGQTIHVNGGMAMI, from the coding sequence ATGTTTGATCTTACCGGACGCAAGGCGCTCGTCACCGGCGCATCGGGCGGTATCGGAGAAGCGGTCGCCCGCACGCTCCATGCCCAGGGCGCCACCGTCGGCCTTCACGGCACGCGTGTGGAAAAGCTGGAGGCGCTGGCGGCCGACCTCGGCGACCGCGTGAAAATCTTCCCGGCGAACCTGTCGGACCGCAACGACGTCAAGGAGTTGGCGGCGAAAGCCGAATCAGAGCTCGAAGGGGTCGAGATACTGGTAAACAATGCAGGCATCACCAGGGACGGCCTTTTCGTCCGCATGAGCGACGACGATTGGGATGCGGTGCTCGAAGTCAACCTGACAGCCGTATTCCGCCTGACGCGCGAACTGACGCACCCGATGATGCGCCGCCGCTTCGGCCGCATCATCAACATCTCCTCCGTGGTCGGCGTCACGGGAAATCCGGGGCAGGCCAATTATTGCGCCTCCAAGGCCGGCCTTATCGGCTTTTCCAAATCGCTCGCCCATGAGATCGCGACCCGAAACATAACCGTCAACGCGGTCGCCCCCGGCTTCATCGAATCGGCCATGACCGGCAAGCTGAACGACAAGCAGCGCGACGCCATCATGGGCGCCATTCCGATGAAGCGCATGGGGACGGGCGACGAGGTCGCCTCGGCGGTCGCCTATCTGGCTTCCAACGAAGCCGCCTATGTGACCGGCCAGACAATCCATGTGAACGGCGGCATGGCGATGATCTAG
- the alr gene encoding alanine racemase, with translation MAGGYTIKGTGPDAYLAGGRLTIDLDALVANYRDLAARSAPAQAAAVVKADGYGLGLEPVARALAGAGCRRFFVALPHEGVALRRVLPDAEIFVLNGLFGQEAAAAYREHRLMPVVNSQSDLSVWEAYGWDGENPRPCAVHVDTGMNRLGLTFERARALASENALTRALTPILVMSHLACADEPGHPMNRRQLESFQAVKTLFPETESSLCNSAGIFLGGDFLCDVTRPGIALYGGGAVGGIANPMRPVVLAEARIAQVRRARAGESVSYAATPLARDTIIAVASTGYADGYHRAASGAAVPLRATRAGASGFIHGQEAPVLGRVTMDLTLFDVTALGEDAVAVGDHVELFGPNMPIDRVAEAAGTIAYELLTTLGRRYHREYVGDGA, from the coding sequence GTGGCTGGCGGCTACACCATCAAAGGCACGGGCCCGGATGCATATCTGGCGGGCGGGCGGCTGACCATCGACCTCGACGCGCTGGTTGCCAATTACCGCGACCTTGCCGCGCGCTCCGCCCCGGCCCAGGCAGCCGCCGTCGTGAAGGCGGATGGCTACGGGCTCGGCCTGGAGCCTGTCGCCAGGGCTCTGGCAGGCGCGGGCTGCCGCCGCTTTTTCGTTGCCCTGCCGCATGAGGGCGTGGCGCTGAGGCGGGTGCTGCCGGATGCCGAAATCTTCGTGCTCAACGGGCTGTTCGGCCAGGAGGCCGCGGCCGCCTATCGCGAGCACCGCCTGATGCCGGTCGTCAATTCGCAGAGCGATCTTTCCGTGTGGGAGGCCTACGGGTGGGACGGCGAGAATCCCCGCCCCTGCGCCGTGCACGTCGACACGGGCATGAACCGCCTTGGCCTCACCTTCGAGCGCGCGCGGGCGCTGGCCAGCGAAAACGCGCTGACGCGGGCCCTCACCCCAATACTGGTCATGAGCCATCTGGCCTGCGCGGACGAACCCGGCCATCCTATGAACCGCCGGCAACTGGAATCCTTTCAAGCGGTTAAGACGCTTTTCCCGGAAACAGAATCAAGCCTGTGCAATTCGGCCGGCATCTTCCTTGGCGGCGATTTCCTGTGCGACGTCACCCGGCCCGGCATCGCGCTGTACGGCGGCGGCGCGGTCGGCGGCATCGCCAATCCCATGCGCCCCGTGGTTCTGGCCGAAGCCCGCATTGCCCAGGTGCGCAGGGCGCGGGCTGGCGAGAGCGTCAGCTATGCGGCAACGCCGCTTGCCCGCGACACCATCATCGCCGTCGCCTCCACGGGCTATGCCGATGGCTATCACCGCGCGGCGTCGGGCGCCGCCGTGCCCCTGCGTGCCACGCGCGCCGGCGCCAGCGGTTTCATCCACGGCCAAGAAGCTCCGGTGCTCGGCAGGGTGACGATGGACCTCACCCTGTTCGACGTGACTGCGCTCGGCGAGGACGCGGTCGCCGTCGGCGACCATGTCGAGCTGTTCGGGCCGAACATGCCCATCGACCGGGTAGCCGAGGCGGCCGGCACGATCGCCTATGAGCTGCTGACCACGCTCGGCCGGCGTTACCACCGCGAATATGTGGGAGACGGGGCGTGA
- the fabD gene encoding ACP S-malonyltransferase has product MTIAFTFPGQGSQSVGMGRDLAEAFSEARDVFAEVDDALGQRLSKIMWEGPEEELTLTANAQPALMAVSMAAMRAMAGLSLKDKVAYLAGHSLGEYSALCAAGTFTLADTARLLRIRGNAMQAAVPVGEGAMAAIIGLEAGDVEEICEAVSRGTICQVANDNGGGQIVISGAKPAVEKAAGLATDKGAKRAIMLPVSAPFHSALMQPAADAMREALAEVAMRPASVPVVANVTVTPLTDPEEIAQRLVEQVTGRVRWRETVEWFSGNGVETLYEIGAGKVLSGLARRIDRNLNAVAVNTPADIETVMKALG; this is encoded by the coding sequence ATGACCATCGCATTCACCTTTCCCGGCCAGGGCAGCCAGTCCGTCGGCATGGGCCGTGACCTTGCCGAAGCCTTTTCCGAAGCGCGCGACGTTTTCGCCGAAGTCGACGACGCGCTCGGGCAGAGATTGTCGAAGATCATGTGGGAAGGGCCGGAGGAAGAGCTGACCCTGACAGCCAACGCCCAGCCGGCCCTTATGGCCGTGTCGATGGCGGCCATGCGCGCCATGGCCGGGCTCTCGCTGAAGGACAAGGTCGCCTATCTTGCCGGCCATTCGCTGGGCGAATATTCCGCTCTGTGCGCGGCCGGCACCTTCACGCTCGCCGACACCGCCCGCCTGCTGCGTATCCGCGGCAACGCCATGCAGGCGGCGGTTCCCGTCGGCGAAGGCGCGATGGCGGCGATTATCGGCCTGGAAGCCGGTGATGTGGAGGAAATCTGCGAGGCCGTCAGCCGTGGCACCATATGCCAGGTGGCCAATGACAATGGCGGCGGCCAGATCGTCATTTCCGGCGCCAAGCCCGCCGTCGAGAAGGCTGCCGGGCTCGCCACCGACAAGGGCGCCAAGCGGGCGATCATGCTGCCGGTTTCAGCGCCCTTCCATTCCGCGCTCATGCAGCCGGCGGCCGACGCCATGCGCGAGGCGCTGGCCGAGGTCGCCATGCGACCCGCGTCCGTCCCCGTCGTGGCCAATGTCACCGTGACGCCGCTGACCGACCCGGAGGAGATCGCCCAACGCCTGGTGGAACAGGTCACCGGCCGCGTACGCTGGCGCGAAACGGTCGAATGGTTTAGCGGTAACGGCGTCGAGACGCTCTACGAGATCGGCGCGGGCAAGGTGTTGTCGGGTCTGGCGCGGCGCATCGACCGCAACCTGAATGCCGTGGCCGTCAACACGCCGGCCGACATCGAGACCGTGATGAAGGCGCTCGGGTGA
- the rpsF gene encoding 30S ribosomal protein S6 — protein MALYEHVFLARQDLSQQQVEALVDQYKGVIEGAGGSVGRVENWGVKSLAYRINKNRKAYFTLMDIDAPADAVKEMERQMGISEDVLRFMTVRVEAHEEGPSAMMQRRDDRGPRRDDRGGPRDDRGPRGDRDDRGPRRDRDDRGPRRDRDSNEGAAQ, from the coding sequence ATGGCTCTTTACGAACATGTGTTCCTTGCCCGGCAGGACCTCTCGCAGCAGCAGGTCGAAGCGCTCGTTGATCAGTACAAGGGCGTTATCGAAGGTGCGGGCGGCAGCGTGGGCCGGGTGGAAAACTGGGGTGTGAAATCCCTCGCCTACCGGATCAACAAGAACCGCAAGGCTTATTTCACGCTGATGGACATCGACGCGCCGGCGGACGCCGTCAAGGAGATGGAACGTCAGATGGGCATTTCCGAAGACGTGCTGCGCTTCATGACGGTGCGCGTGGAAGCCCACGAGGAAGGCCCGTCGGCGATGATGCAGCGCCGCGACGACCGCGGCCCGCGCCGTGACGACCGCGGCGGCCCGCGTGACGATCGTGGACCGCGCGGCGATCGCGATGATCGCGGCCCGCGCCGTGATCGTGACGACCGTGGTCCGCGCCGTGACCGCGACAGCAATGAGGGAGCAGCCCAGTAA
- the rpsR gene encoding 30S ribosomal protein S18, with translation MVDINQIPTRRPFHRRRKTCPFSGANAPKIDYKDVKLLQRYISERGKIVPSRITAVSQKKQRELAKAIKRARFLGLLPYVVK, from the coding sequence ATGGTCGACATCAATCAAATCCCGACGCGGCGTCCCTTCCACCGCCGCCGCAAGACCTGCCCGTTCTCCGGCGCCAACGCGCCGAAGATCGACTACAAGGACGTGAAGCTGCTTCAGCGCTACATCTCCGAACGCGGCAAGATCGTGCCCTCGCGCATCACCGCCGTCAGCCAAAAGAAGCAGCGCGAGCTCGCCAAGGCGATCAAGCGCGCGCGTTTCCTCGGCCTTCTGCCCTACGTGGTGAAGTAG
- the radA gene encoding DNA repair protein RadA, whose product MAKSRSQFICQNCGTVHARWAGKCDGCGEWNTLIEEGTAGGIGAGPQSLRKARTGRAVALTTLDGEIEDAPRIVTGIGELDRATGGGFVRGSALLVGGDPGIGKSTLLTQAAAALAAQGHRIVYVSGEEAVAQIRLRAQRLGVAQTPVELAAETNVEDILATIAEGRRPDLVILDSIQTLWTDLADSAPGTVTQVRAAAQAMIRYAKSTGAAIVLVGHVTKEGQIAGPRVVEHMVDAVLYFEGEGGHHYRILRTVKNRFGPTDEIGVFEMGDKGLREVANPSELFLGERSTKAPGAAVFAGMEGTRPVLVEIQALVAPSPLGTPRRAVVGWDSSRLSMVLAVLEAHCGVRFAQNDVYLNVAGGYRITEPAADLAVAAALVSSLTGLALPADCVYFGEISLSGAVRPVAHATSRLKEAEKLGFVQAVLPPGNEEPAGAIAARGFRPEGLADLVARIAGSRAGQADGDEE is encoded by the coding sequence ATGGCCAAATCGCGCAGCCAGTTCATCTGCCAGAACTGCGGCACCGTGCATGCGCGCTGGGCGGGCAAGTGCGATGGCTGCGGCGAGTGGAACACCCTGATCGAGGAAGGCACGGCGGGCGGCATCGGCGCGGGACCGCAATCCCTGCGCAAGGCACGCACCGGCCGGGCCGTGGCGCTGACGACGCTGGACGGAGAGATCGAGGACGCGCCGCGCATCGTGACCGGCATCGGCGAGCTCGACCGCGCCACCGGCGGCGGCTTCGTGCGTGGCTCGGCGCTGCTGGTCGGCGGCGATCCGGGCATCGGAAAATCGACGCTGCTCACCCAGGCGGCCGCGGCCCTTGCCGCGCAGGGACACCGCATCGTCTATGTGTCTGGCGAGGAGGCGGTGGCGCAGATCAGGCTGAGGGCGCAGCGGCTGGGCGTCGCACAGACGCCGGTCGAGCTGGCCGCCGAAACCAATGTCGAGGACATCCTGGCCACCATCGCCGAAGGCAGGCGGCCGGACCTCGTGATCCTCGATTCCATCCAGACGCTGTGGACCGACCTCGCCGATTCGGCGCCCGGAACGGTGACGCAGGTGCGCGCCGCCGCGCAGGCAATGATCCGCTATGCCAAATCGACCGGGGCGGCGATCGTGCTGGTCGGCCATGTCACCAAGGAAGGCCAGATCGCCGGCCCGCGCGTGGTCGAGCACATGGTCGACGCCGTGCTTTATTTCGAAGGCGAAGGCGGCCATCACTACCGCATCCTGCGCACCGTGAAGAACCGTTTCGGCCCGACCGATGAAATCGGCGTCTTCGAGATGGGCGACAAGGGCCTGCGCGAAGTCGCCAACCCGTCCGAGCTGTTTCTGGGGGAGCGCAGCACCAAGGCTCCCGGCGCCGCCGTATTCGCGGGAATGGAAGGCACGAGGCCCGTTCTGGTGGAGATTCAGGCGCTTGTCGCCCCCTCGCCGCTCGGCACGCCCCGGCGGGCCGTGGTGGGGTGGGACTCGTCCCGCCTGTCGATGGTGCTGGCGGTGCTGGAGGCCCATTGCGGGGTGCGGTTCGCGCAGAACGACGTCTATCTCAATGTTGCCGGCGGCTATCGGATCACCGAACCGGCGGCAGACCTTGCGGTGGCGGCGGCGCTCGTCTCCTCGCTTACCGGGCTTGCCCTGCCCGCCGATTGCGTCTATTTCGGCGAAATCAGCCTTTCGGGCGCCGTGCGGCCCGTCGCCCACGCGACCAGCCGGCTCAAGGAAGCGGAGAAGCTTGGCTTTGTCCAGGCGGTGCTGCCTCCCGGGAACGAGGAGCCCGCTGGCGCGATCGCCGCGCGCGGTTTCCGTCCGGAGGGGCTGGCGGATCTCGTCGCGCGGATTGCGGGCTCTCGTGCCGGCCAGGCGGATGGGGACGAAGAATAG
- a CDS encoding CvpA family protein has product MPITLLDGILVGFTLVSAMLAMVRGFSREVLSIASWAAAAVAAYFLYPFVLPYVTPYIDNSMLALAIAAAVVFFVALIIVTIITMKLADFIVDSRVGALDRTLGFLYGAARGVLVVAVALLFLNWLLGANPPAWISEAKSRPLLDSVGAWLQDLLPDDPDASILDRLSPNTDGEPETNN; this is encoded by the coding sequence ATGCCAATCACGCTGCTTGACGGTATACTCGTCGGCTTCACGCTGGTATCGGCGATGCTCGCCATGGTGCGCGGCTTTTCCCGGGAAGTGTTGTCCATCGCCTCGTGGGCGGCAGCCGCCGTCGCGGCCTATTTTCTCTACCCCTTTGTGCTGCCCTATGTGACGCCCTATATAGATAACAGCATGCTGGCGCTGGCCATAGCGGCGGCGGTCGTGTTCTTTGTGGCGCTGATCATCGTGACGATCATCACCATGAAGCTCGCCGACTTCATCGTCGATTCGAGGGTTGGCGCACTGGACCGCACCCTTGGTTTCCTATACGGAGCGGCGAGAGGCGTGCTGGTAGTGGCCGTGGCGCTTTTGTTCCTGAACTGGCTGTTGGGTGCCAACCCGCCGGCGTGGATCAGCGAGGCGAAGTCCCGCCCGCTGCTGGACAGCGTGGGTGCGTGGCTGCAAGATTTGCTGCCGGATGATCCCGATGCGTCTATACTCGACCGCTTGTCGCCGAACACGGACGGCGAACCGGAAACGAACAACTGA
- the rplI gene encoding 50S ribosomal protein L9 produces the protein MQIILLERVARLGQMGDVVNVKDGFARNFLLPQGKALRANEANRKKFETQRTDLEARNLERKKEAEAVAEKLDGKIFTVIRSAAETGQLYGSVSTRDIVEALDADGFKIGRNQVELNQPIKTIGLTNVAIALHPEVEVTVTMNVARSSDEAERQLRGETLDSAEAIYGEDINESSRPDAFFDPEAEFEEAEGEQAGEAAEGGEDEDKS, from the coding sequence ATGCAGATCATTCTCCTGGAACGTGTTGCACGGCTTGGCCAGATGGGCGATGTCGTGAATGTGAAGGACGGCTTCGCGCGCAACTTCCTGCTGCCGCAGGGCAAGGCGCTGCGTGCCAACGAGGCCAACCGCAAGAAGTTCGAGACCCAGCGCACCGATCTGGAGGCGCGCAATCTCGAGCGCAAGAAGGAAGCCGAGGCCGTCGCCGAGAAGCTGGACGGCAAGATCTTCACGGTCATCCGCTCGGCCGCCGAAACCGGCCAGCTCTACGGTTCGGTCTCCACCCGCGACATCGTCGAGGCGCTGGACGCGGACGGCTTCAAGATCGGCCGCAACCAGGTCGAGCTCAATCAGCCGATCAAGACCATCGGCCTGACCAATGTGGCGATTGCGCTGCATCCGGAAGTCGAGGTCACGGTGACGATGAACGTCGCCCGCTCCTCCGACGAGGCCGAGCGCCAGCTTCGCGGCGAGACGCTGGATTCGGCCGAGGCGATCTATGGCGAGGACATCAACGAGAGCTCCCGCCCGGACGCCTTCTTCGATCCGGAAGCCGAGTTCGAGGAGGCCGAGGGCGAGCAGGCCGGCGAAGCGGCCGAAGGCGGCGAGGACGAAGACAAGTCCTGA
- a CDS encoding SAM-dependent methyltransferase produces MNRLLANFAGRLIKTGSMKITDADGAVHEYGDGTGAPVHLVIHSRRSERAIALDPMLAVPECYMEGELDIVEGDVLGLLQIAYQNMDREGTEAMMMRLGQAARFLLRRFHQFNPASRSKRNVQRHYDLSGELYRLFLDQDMQYSCAYFADPDMSLEEAQLAKKRHIAAKLALEPGQKVLDIGSGWGGLGLYVAETFDAEVLGVTLSEEQHSVANERARVARLSGKARFEIADYRSLTGPFDRIVSVGMFEHVGINHYRTFFDKCARLLRDDGVMLLHTIGRTSGPSITNPFIRKHIFPGGYIPSLSEVTPAIEKSGLIVTDVEILRLHYAETLRHWRERFMANREKAVEIYDERFARMWEFYLAGSEASFRWQDMVVFQIQLAKKRETLPLTRDYIGETEKRLAGAYKGKHYKHAAE; encoded by the coding sequence ATGAACCGATTGCTTGCGAATTTTGCCGGGCGTCTCATCAAAACCGGATCGATGAAGATCACGGATGCCGATGGGGCGGTGCACGAATATGGCGACGGGACGGGAGCGCCGGTGCACCTCGTCATCCATTCAAGGCGCAGCGAACGGGCGATTGCGCTCGATCCCATGCTGGCTGTTCCGGAATGCTATATGGAGGGCGAACTGGACATCGTCGAAGGCGATGTGCTGGGACTGCTCCAGATCGCCTATCAGAACATGGACCGCGAAGGCACCGAGGCGATGATGATGCGGCTGGGCCAGGCCGCGCGGTTTCTTCTGCGCAGGTTTCACCAGTTCAATCCGGCCAGCCGCTCCAAGCGCAACGTCCAGCGCCACTACGATCTGTCGGGCGAGCTCTACCGGCTCTTTCTCGATCAGGACATGCAGTATTCCTGCGCCTATTTCGCAGACCCCGACATGAGCCTGGAAGAAGCGCAACTGGCCAAGAAGCGCCACATTGCCGCCAAGCTCGCGCTGGAGCCCGGCCAGAAGGTGCTGGACATCGGCTCGGGCTGGGGCGGCCTGGGTCTCTACGTGGCCGAAACGTTCGACGCCGAGGTGCTGGGCGTCACGCTGTCGGAAGAACAGCACTCGGTCGCAAACGAGCGCGCCAGGGTGGCCCGGCTCTCCGGCAAGGCACGATTCGAGATCGCCGACTACCGGTCGCTGACGGGCCCGTTCGACCGCATCGTCTCGGTCGGCATGTTCGAGCATGTGGGCATCAACCACTACCGGACGTTCTTCGACAAGTGCGCCAGGCTGTTGCGCGACGACGGCGTGATGCTGCTGCACACGATCGGCCGCACCTCCGGCCCGTCGATCACGAACCCCTTCATCCGCAAGCATATCTTTCCCGGCGGCTATATCCCCTCGCTCTCGGAGGTCACGCCGGCAATCGAGAAATCGGGACTCATCGTCACCGATGTCGAAATCCTGCGGCTGCATTACGCCGAGACGCTGCGTCACTGGCGCGAGCGCTTCATGGCCAATCGCGAAAAGGCCGTCGAAATATATGACGAGCGCTTCGCCCGCATGTGGGAGTTCTACCTGGCCGGCTCCGAAGCCTCCTTCCGCTGGCAGGATATGGTCGTGTTCCAGATACAGCTCGCCAAGAAGCGGGAAACGCTGCCGCTCACGCGCGATTATATCGGCGAGACGGAGAAGCGGCTGGCGGGGGCGTATAAGGGCAAGCACTACAAACACGCGGCCGAATAG
- a CDS encoding ABC transporter permease, with protein MNFEAVKAIYFFEMARMKRTILQSVVSPVLSTSLYFIVFGAAIGSRIEEIDGIQYGAFIVPGLMMLTLLQNSISNASFGIYFPKFTGTIYEVLSAPLSFLEIVLGYVGAAATKSLILGLIILATAHLFVPIEIKHPFWMIFFLVLTAVTFSLFGFIIGIWADNFEKLQLIPLLVVTPLVFLGGSFYSIDMLPEFWQKVTLANPVLYLISGFRWSFYETADVSVSVSIAMIAFFLALCLVLVWWIFKTGYRLKA; from the coding sequence GTGAATTTCGAAGCTGTCAAAGCCATCTATTTCTTCGAGATGGCGCGCATGAAGCGCACGATCCTGCAAAGCGTCGTCTCGCCGGTGCTTTCCACCTCACTCTATTTCATCGTGTTCGGGGCGGCCATCGGCTCGCGCATCGAGGAGATCGACGGCATCCAGTATGGCGCTTTCATCGTTCCGGGCCTGATGATGCTGACGCTGCTGCAGAACTCCATCTCCAACGCCTCCTTCGGCATTTACTTCCCGAAGTTCACGGGAACGATCTACGAGGTCCTGTCGGCGCCGCTGTCGTTTCTCGAGATCGTTTTGGGCTATGTGGGGGCCGCGGCGACCAAGTCGCTCATTCTCGGGCTCATCATCCTGGCCACCGCGCATCTGTTCGTCCCTATAGAGATCAAGCATCCCTTCTGGATGATCTTCTTCCTCGTTCTGACCGCCGTGACCTTCAGCCTGTTCGGCTTCATCATCGGCATATGGGCCGACAATTTCGAAAAGCTGCAGCTCATTCCCCTGCTGGTGGTCACGCCGCTGGTCTTCCTCGGCGGCTCCTTCTACTCGATCGACATGCTGCCGGAGTTCTGGCAGAAGGTGACGCTGGCCAACCCGGTGCTCTATCTCATCAGCGGGTTCCGCTGGAGCTTCTACGAGACGGCGGATGTGAGCGTGAGCGTCAGCATCGCCATGATCGCCTTCTTCCTGGCGCTGTGCCTCGTTCTCGTGTGGTGGATATTCAAGACGGGATATCGGTTGAAGGCTTGA
- a CDS encoding ABC transporter ATP-binding protein has protein sequence MQNAISISRLSKEYDTGFKALKEIDLDIRRGEILALLGPNGAGKTTLISVICGIVNPTSGTVTVEGHDIIKDFRAARELIGLVPQELHTDAFESVWATVSYSRGLFGKKSDPALVEKVLKDLSLYDKKDSQILSLSGGMKRRVMIAKALAHEPKILFLDEPTAGVDVELRKDMWQLVRGLRENGVTIILTTHYIEEAEEIADRVGVINKGELLLIDDKNELMRKLGKKELTLDLNEALDGLPDALARYELDLEDGGRRLVYRYDTQAERTGIASLLADLNRAGVTVKDLNTEQSSLEEIFVRLVEESR, from the coding sequence ATGCAGAACGCGATTTCCATTTCCCGGCTTTCCAAGGAATATGACACGGGCTTCAAGGCCCTCAAAGAGATCGACCTCGACATCCGACGCGGCGAGATTCTGGCGCTGCTCGGCCCCAATGGTGCCGGCAAGACCACGCTCATCTCGGTCATATGCGGCATCGTCAATCCGACATCGGGCACGGTCACCGTCGAAGGCCACGACATCATCAAGGACTTTCGCGCGGCGCGCGAACTGATCGGCCTCGTGCCGCAGGAACTGCACACCGATGCGTTCGAATCGGTGTGGGCGACGGTCAGCTACAGCCGTGGCCTGTTCGGCAAGAAGTCCGACCCGGCGCTGGTCGAGAAGGTGCTGAAGGACCTTTCGCTGTACGACAAGAAGGACAGCCAGATCCTCTCCCTGTCGGGCGGGATGAAACGGCGCGTCATGATCGCCAAGGCGCTGGCCCACGAACCCAAGATCCTGTTCCTCGACGAGCCGACCGCCGGCGTCGACGTCGAGTTGCGCAAGGACATGTGGCAGTTGGTCCGCGGGCTGCGCGAAAACGGCGTCACGATCATCCTGACCACCCACTATATCGAGGAGGCCGAGGAGATCGCCGACCGCGTCGGCGTCATCAACAAGGGCGAGCTCCTCCTGATCGACGACAAGAACGAGCTCATGCGCAAGCTCGGCAAGAAGGAGCTGACGCTCGATCTCAACGAGGCGCTCGACGGGCTGCCGGACGCGCTGGCCCGCTACGAGCTCGACCTCGAGGACGGCGGCCGGCGGCTCGTCTACCGTTACGACACGCAAGCCGAGCGTACCGGCATCGCCTCTCTGCTGGCCGATCTCAACCGCGCCGGCGTGACGGTCAAGGATCTCAATACGGAGCAAAGCTCGCTCGAGGAAATTTTCGTGCGGCTGGTGGAGGAATCCCGGTGA